The Setaria viridis chromosome 6, Setaria_viridis_v4.0, whole genome shotgun sequence genome includes the window catgaaatgaaaagaaatttcgaacaccttgttcaggaaacacaaccatgaacgtgtggcaatagtatttttaaattatagaaaaaacaagcaaagtctgaaaatcatcagatttgtcatgatgtgatgatataatacgtggaggctgtgaaaaaaaaattgagaagattttgcacatttcatcacgtaCGATATTTACAAACcaaagcatctcagaagaagaatagtaactttgagaaggattcgataagatttagagtctaagtgacggtcgagttttggtttgactacaaaattttttgtatagtcaatagagaacatatattatttcatgtgaaaatttggtatttttttgaaactgttggatattttttatttttttaaaaaaaactttgccgagtgtcctaggttagacactcggcaaagaaccctttaccgagtgtcacacataggacactcggcgattTTTTTCCCGCACCGGGCCCGCCTTCCCTCACACCGCCCCTCTCAAGTCGCGCAAGCCCCCACGCCGCACGCCACACCCCCGGCCCGTCTCCCCTCAcaccgcccccctcctcccccacccatgccgccccttccctcccgccggacgccgcctccctcccgccggacggcgcctcccttctccccttcttccccaGCGGACGGGCTAGATCCAGGCGGCGGGGGCCAGATCCGGGTGAGGATGGGAGgtggccctccctcccccggcggtcgcctcctccccttctctccgacGCCTCTCCCCCGCCACCTCTCCCCTCCAGGCCGGATGCAGCGGCGGCACCTCCCCTCCAAGCCAGATCCGGTggcggctcctcccctcccggccggatccggtggcggccggtcgccccctccccttctcctcggtGACAGGTGGtgtggcggcgggtggcggtgggtggccccctccccttctcctcggcgggtggcggtgggtgaccccctccccttctcctcggcgggtggcggtgggtggccgggcgccccctccccttctctccggcgATGTGcggcccgcccctccccttctcctcggcggatgtggcggcgtggtgggcggcggccgtggtgagGTGGCGTGGTGGGCGGCAGCCGTGGCGagacggcgtggtggcgggtggcagtggtggcggtggtggaggctagtggtggtggccggcagtggtgcTAATGGTGGAGGTCGGTGGGCGGCGGtagtggcgaggcggcgtggtgggcggcggcagtggcgaggcggcgtggtggcgggtggcagtggtggcggtggtggaggccggtggtggtgaccggcagtggtggcggtggtggaggctggtggtggtggcggccggcgttttttgttttttttattttcttcgaaaaatatgtttgccgagtgttttttaggCACTCGGTGAAAGCTTCGCCTAGTGCCCGacaaaaacactcagcaaagttaactttgccgagtgtatttttgccgtgtgccgtttgccaagtgttacactcggcaaacgtttcgcTTAGTGTTTTTTACCCTTTGCTAAGTGCCCCGGCACTGGCAATTTTCCTGTGTCCCGTAGTGATTCGTTCGTGTAGACATTCAAGCATTACACTTTCAGGTTTCACGTATGTATGCACTGCTAGTACATGACCCTTTTATTATACCCAAAAATCGCCAACGTGCAAGCCAACTGCATGAACATCTAGCGAGCGAAACTATTCGGTAGATAGTAGCAGATTGAATCGTCAAACTCGAAGGGCAGACCAACACATCTAATCTGCTATAGGCTGGAAAATAAATCATACCATGCAGCTTTGATCATCGAACGAATTCGAAGCCTGTCGCGTAGGACACTTCAGCAGGGCTGGGGGACCTGCCGGCTTGATGGAGAGTCAGGGCTGGGGGACCTGCCGGCTTGATGGAGAGTCGGTGCAGATGTAGTCGACGTCATCGAAGTAGTCGATGATGACAACGACAGCGAGATCGTCAGCGTCAAGCTTGACAGACTCCTTATCGTCGAAGTAGTCTTGACGAGGATGACGGTGAGATCGCCGGCGTCAAAGTTGACGGGGATTCCTTCAGCGTAGTCGACGAAGAGCGGTCGTGCTGATAACGTGTTGTAAAATACGTAGTCAGCAGCTGGATCTTTTCCCTCTCACGTCTCTCACGACAAGTATAAGAACATAAGAAAATAGACAAGACACAAGTACGAGGGACTATTCTTTATTCTTTGAATATTGATGATTTACAATGAAGATCTTCATATATATATTCCGAACTATACCCAGAGTTTTGATAAGAGGTCACAAGCATGATTAGGATTTTAGTCTTCCTTTCCTTTTAGGATTATAGAGTCCGGTTGTTTTACAACATACGGGATCTTGctcttcttctcgtttccatTTGGTTTTTGAACTTCACCGGTGTGCTGGCTGCCGGAGAGCGAACGGAAGCGACGTCAACAGGACAACTGATACTGCTGACGTAAGGCTAACATGTGATGAGTGATCGTAGTGATAGAAATCTGAGTGGTTTCCTTGTATTTTTCATTCAGTTTTTTCTTTGCTGCTTGTTGCGATTTCTTATTGAGAAATCATCGTGTATCAttcacttttcttttttgtctttttttgtGACGGGTCATTGTTTCATTATAAATCTGGATGAAAACTAAATCCAAAATCAACCAGATGATAAGTAGGCACTCCCCTTTGTTTATACATTTAAATTtgtactccctctatcccacaaagagtgtcccTTTAGTTCTATCCTAAATCAAacctttgaccaagtttatataaaaatatatcaatgcttttgatgtccaggaagtttcattagattaggtatgaaatatatttttatagtatacctatttagtgttataaatattgatactcttAATTGTAAACTTGGATAAACCTAAAACGACACCCTTTGCGGggtggagggagtatgtatcaGCCTTGCTGACATGTCGCCTCTTCTTTCCAATGCATCACCAACCAGTTTGCAGTGTTCCAGGTGCCCATTTGGGCAGGCATCATCTGCCATTTAATTGACGCCCTTTCATCAGTTTTTTAGTATATGGTTAGCGCCCAAAAAGTGTATACTTTTTGAACTTGACCAGAATTTGCCCTGAACCTTGGCCGGATCTCCAGTAGGTACCACAACACAAGTCAATTGTACCTTGAGCGGTTCAGAAAACAACGAGTTCAGGAGCCCACATGAACTTGTACTCAACAAATGGAAAGGCAATagaaagagttttttttttcatgtgccTGTACGGCGCTAGTTGAAAGACAACAGAGGAGGGGCCGAGGGGGGATTACAACTTACAAACCCAACTCACGAACGTATGTACCGTCGAGCGGGACAACCAGAGCAATTGCCCAGTTGCGTTGAGCATTTTCTTTGGATGCGACCAGCAATCTGCAGTCAGCTATTCATCATTATGTACCGCTGCTCTGGCTTCTTACATATGGGTCATTGTAACAGCAGcaaaatttttctactccctccattccaaattataagtcgttttagcttttttttagatttataggttttgctatgcacttagatataccctatgtctagatacataatattATCTATGAataaaagtcaaaatgacctataatttggaacggagggagtacacaaGAGCAGAATATAGCAGTATAATGTCCTAATACTTTGCTGCATAATACCATACATTGTTGTTCATCATGGATTGAAACATCGCTGATTACTCCTTGAGTATAACCTTGATAATTTGTCAGGCGCCCAGATGCGGACAATGTTGAATATGACTTCAGTGTCCAGACCTGCTTTCCAGTTTGAGCACTGCAGCAGTGATATGCAAAATTGTGCATTTTCACCAAATCACCAATTGAAATAGCATTTGGCTGGCAAATTCAGTTGCCAGATCAACCTTTTTACACATGTCATCATCTCACAACCAAAATCTTCACTGGTTCTAAGTTAGACACCAGTTATTTCTCAATTTCATCAGATGATGAAGCAGATGCTGCCAGCAGAGAAGAAAGTGATGGACGTAGTAGAAGATACAGTGAGGGCCCCACAAAAGGTATCAGCGCAAGCAGCAGAAGCCATGAACCATTTTTCCTGTTAAACAAAGGATAAAGCTAAATGTTAATTTAGTCTCATGTGATGTAGGTTTTTACTGCTACAATTGATTCAGTCACTGCAAAGTCTATCATGCAACTTCTCTACACAATgtttgtttaaaaaaataaaaaatgcaacCCTTCTCTACACAACATTAAGCATGAGTGCTTTTGTGCTTACCATCGTCTCGCTGTCATGTCATTGTAGACCCAGAATGGAGAGAAGGCAGAGAGCAAAGTGAAATCAAGGCAGGTGGCATGAATCTGATACATGACATAAAAGAAATGGAAAGTTAATTCCACCCTTGTAGTGATTAAATCCATTTTGATGAAATGCATAGCAGTGACATAGAATCAAATTATGGCATGGTCAACAGATACATCACTCATAAATTTCAAATCATAGAAGATAGGAAACTGGATCGATGAATATTTTAACTTTTAAAACTTTGGACATGTTTATCTTTGTGTTCACCATGGAATACCACGATTGTTTAGAGGTGTCAAAGAAACATCTAACTGAAATTGAGGAATATCTAGGATATGTGTAAATACATAAAAGTCAATACTCAATAGTGCAACAATTCATTATATGCCATAATGTTTTTTATTACTCTTCTACTCAGGACTGAATCATGCTGCAGAACTTACAAACTTGCTCTCCCTAAAGTAGCGAATGAATTCCTTCCAATCATCACCACCAGCTTTGCCTGCATATATAATCAGTCCAATGCCCAGGGCAAATACCACCTGCAGCATGATATGAAAGAAATATAGTCAATAATGACCAAATAAAGTTGAAACCTAATGTAGTAAAACTAAAACGTACTCCTGCAGTTAACTTTGACTCAAGAAATTTCAATGGCCATTGTTCAATTTCATCTTCATCAataggaggaggtggaggcttcCATAGAACAAAGTAAGGAATCAAAGCATATGCTCCTCCAATGCATGAAAGAACCAGGAATGGCCATACAGGGATCTTGCTTTTGGAACTGCAATACAATTTTACTGTTACAATGGTAATAGAGAATATAGTACCATAGAAAAAAATTGATGCTACAACaatattttttgttttgatgtgTATACCAAAAAGAATAGTGTCCAAGAAATAAAATCATATGACCAGCAATGAGAACAATAAATGAAATGACTAGTTTCTCCAAATTTTGAACATAGGTATGTCCAGTTTTTAAGTTATGGCCATCCATTTGTAGTGAATTAAAAATTCATGACAATCTCACTTCCCTTTTGCAAAGATATGGACTCTCCTATACATGCTAGTCAGAATTGAGGATATATTACATTTACATCCATATGCAAATCCATACTAAGATAGCAAAAATCTAACACAAAGGCCTCTACTATCAAATGCTTTTTAGGAAGATCCAGAAATATGTCAATGTAATTCACTGAAAGACTGAAATGTAACAGGTAGCATTCATGTGCCTGCGTACATATGCATGCGCGTTCATGAGTACACATATGCACATGAACATGATTCTTgctgttgttttttttataagacATTGGACAAAAGGGTGGTTGGTGCCCTATGCAACGTGGATAAACAATAAATCATTGGTTTAACAAGGGGAGTGGGACTCAAACCAATTATCTCAGATACTATTCCACGTGCACTACCATCTGGTTAAAATAAGTGTGCCCCATGAGAAGAACGAAAACATTATCTTCTAATTTTTTAAAGATGATCAGGAACATTTTTGTTAAAGAAAATAGCATGAATCGTTCTGTAAGAACTGACCTGAATACATGATCCAAACACGCTAAAAAAGCTAGACTATAAACGAAATGTGATGTGTGAACAACTTTAGTAGTCAACTAAAGGGGAATTTCATAGATTAGAAATTCACAGATTCGTAAATCATCTCCCagtaggaagaagaagaagcacacTGTAGACTAATTCAACAGCATGCTAAACAATAAATTTGTTTGTAGTTGGCTTAATTCTACAAAATAAAGATTTAACAAGTCATGCAGCATTTAACAATCACTATACCAGCATACCAAGCATTTTGAAGGATCTTACAGTACAATGTGTTATTATGACAGAATGCAAAATAAATTAACTAAATATAAATCATATTATGGTTAAATCATCTTCGGTCGGACAGCCTACCCCAGCTGGCTTGGGAAGGCAGTAGTGTTGCTGTTGATCATTTTTTTCAGACACAAAGGACCATCTCTGTGTTGTTGTCACTGTTAATCATTTCTTGTTTTACAACTTGGTAATTATTGTATGCTTTAAGACCAACCCAATAAGACTAAAAAATGGCAAGCAAGTATACCACAGCCTTCATCACTATTTTACTGCAGATCATGCATACATACAGCATGAGCTGAATCCACATGTAAAACACACACTTAAACAATGTTACAGTATTGATTAAACACAATATTGTTCTTACCTTCTACCAGTAGGAAGGAGCAACATACTGTAGACTAGTGGCCAGATGCCCATAATATACCACAGAGCAACAAGAACGTCATTCATTCGAAAGCCATCATCACCTTTCAGATTTAAAAGTTTCTGCAAGAAGTATGTGTCCCTGTACTGCAGCCAGAGTGGAGTCACAAATTAGCAATATTTTCCCGGACACCAAAAATACAAGCATCACAGTACAATCAGTATTTTGAAGAATGAAGAAACAATGGGCATAGATTTCATGAAGAACAGGCATTGCCAAAATATCTGGAGTGTATTCGAATTTAAGTTTAATAAATCAATCAGTTGACTGCAAATGTCTTAGTTGGTCATGGTCCTGGCCAATAACATCAGATATGAAATAGCAAAAGATTACGATACTGCAGAACTACTGAAAACAGCCCAACAACTGATCAATTAATTCTTCTCTCTGTGTTGTAGATGTACTCATGTAATGCAGCCTAGCGTGTCGTGTTTGGATGGATAGGTACAGATTAGGGACATATTAAATTAATCATGGCTTGTTTCCCTGATAATCCAAGCAAAACACTGGGTGGGGAATGGAGATTCAATGGAGGGAACTGTACTGCCAGGGCAACGAAATCATAGGACAAAACAACATCATCCGAGTGTTGCCAGATGGCGCGGTCAAGAGCAAGCAATGCTAatcctcaaaaaaaaagagcaagtGATACTAAGCTACGCTAATGAGCATCGATTTCAGAGGACAGAATCTTGTAAATGCGTGAAACTAAGGCATATTAACATCACTGACAAGTACTCCGTAGAAGCAAGGGTATTCCAATTCACATTTCACGACAGAGCGTACCATGAAGCAAGCAAGAAGCAAGGAAGGAATTGAATCCCTTACCGGGGTCTGGTTGGGCGCGAGCTGGAAGATGTAGTACATGAACCCCGCCCAGATGCCGAAGATGAGCACCGACGTGGTCCAGTCGCTCAGCttcccaccgccgccaccgccactcgCAATCcgtgcagcagcagccgccactGCCTCGCTCTTCTTCTTATCCTCCTGGTCCTGCGCAGGAGAGTCGGCGCCGGGAGGTCCCTGGAGCGAGGAGTCCCGGCATATTTGGGCCCACCCCCTGCGCCGCTCTCCCGTGCGGCACGCGGCGGGGCTGGCAAACAGAGGGGCACCGGCTGTGGAGCGCCTGGTGATGCCGGCCAAGGCGATTCTCGTGACATGGAGGCTCGGCAGTGGCCTTGGGAGAGGAGCGTGGACGCAGGTGAGCACGAGGtaggtggaggacgaggaggccatggcggctcgTGGTGGTAGCGCTGTGGGGGTGGGGGCGTGGTGGTCGGTGAGGGAGAAGCCGGCGACGCGAGCCGACCGGCGGGTGGTGGTGGGAAAGGATATGGCGACGTTTCGATCCGTTGGATGAGGCATCGACAGCTAGCAAAGCTCCGTGGGAAGATCCTCGGGTAAATCACACGAGGAAAAGCTCATGACCTTTCCGAAGAATCATGGTGACTGGGAAGCTGACACAAATAAACGAAATGAAATTATATTTGCTCGATATATGATGGGTggatttttaaaagaaaattttCGTGGCCTAAAATACTCTATGAGAATTATTAGAAATTTTGAGAGCTCAAGAAGTAATTTTAATAACATAAGATCATTTCAGCAATTATTTTTAATAGAACAGCTGATGAAATCTCTCAATCAGGCTTGGGACGATTTCAGCCCATTTTCGCCCATTGGATCCTTTGGGCCCATTttagagagaggagggagggctGAAATTAGCCCATGGGTGACAGAGAGATTTTATTTACTTTTAGCATTCAAAAATAATTGCAGAAATGATCTTTGTGTTTTTCAAAAATTGCTCTATAGCTCTTAAAAATACAATAAAATTCTAGAATGTATTTAAGATATgaataattaagaaaaataattaCTAGCATGATTATTAAATATTATCTCTATTTACTTCACTTGATTAATTAATTTGCACATGAATGTAATGAATTGGTTAACTATGATGGTAGTGATGTGTAGTGACGTGATACTTATTTGTGaagatttttttcatttttctataGAAAATACTAGGCAAAAAGTTTCAGAGATAAAAAGATTTGCTTTTGTGTATGTCCATCAGGTCGCGAGTTCAATTCAAGGAGATGCACGTGAgacttttttctatttttacaTAAATGCTGACATGCGGGCCCAGTGATATGTGTACCCCGTGTCGGACCTAAAGATTTTGTAGACCAGGCAGATGCTGTAGTATGATGATGTGTTGTCACGCATGCTTTTGTTCTGCCCAAGTGCTCATGCGCCATGCTAAAGGTATCTTTTTAGAGGAAATTCACTGGAAGATGAGTTGATGAGTTAATTCCTTTCTTGATCCTGAAAATTTTTTCTTCCTAATATGACATCAACttctaactttcattccttatttccttatttgacatttcCGTCACTTATGTTAGTTAAGTTAGGTGAAACGATTTTCAAAttacctccaaaaatcatgaaactttTTGTTGTGACgcaaaaaataaatatgaaccCATATTTATTAAAAGGAACATATACCTTTAcgattttaaaattaaaattcaccaacTTAGGCTACCTTTATAAGTTATCTGAATTTTCATGACACTAAAACACTTTTAAAATTTATAAGAAAATAACTAATATTTCTCACATCAGATGCTGGAACTTATTAAATTTCCTAGCAAAACGTACATTGAGAATTATTAAGAAACATAAATTTGGGAAAATTTTACAGAACCTTATAATTCTCTATGCAACTTatgatagaaaataattttataaatgaCTACATCTCATGTAAGGAATATTAGATatttttccataatttttggaaagtattttgataccataaaaattcaaatatgcttCAAAAGTAGTCAGATTttgtgaattttaattttaaaatggCAAAGGTATATGTGCGTTTTTAATCAATATGGACTCATCTTCATTTGttctattataaaaaaaattcatgaattttggaggtgatttgatggttgttttgtttgactTATGTGACAAGAGTGATAAAAATATCAAATAAGGAACAGAAGATAGAACTCGATGTTACGAAAAAATTTTCAGTGTAAAAAAAGGAATTTAGTCATCTTACAGTGTTAAATAAGAAATTTTCTCATCTTTTTATCCGGTTTAATTATGCATACTAAAGATGGTTTCAGGCCCGCCGTTCAACCAGGGCGAGACATAGGCCATGAACCAGGTCATGTCCAAGTAGGACCATCTGGGAAATAGCGAAATGAAGGTGCATGCCATGTGCAAGGTAAAGATGATAGTCGGCGACGACATCGCGCTGCACGCCGTTAGGCCGCAGCCACTTTGTTTTTGCCTCGTCGGAGCCGTGATGGACAACAAGCACTACAACAGAAAGATGGTGGCGCGCGCGCTCGTGTGCAATAGTGGCATGCTACTTGCTCT containing:
- the LOC117862250 gene encoding uncharacterized protein, translating into MASSSSTYLVLTCVHAPLPRPLPSLHVTRIALAGITRRSTAGAPLFASPAACRTGERRRGWAQICRDSSLQGPPGADSPAQDQEDKKKSEAVAAAAARIASGGGGGGKLSDWTTSVLIFGIWAGFMYYIFQLAPNQTPYRDTYFLQKLLNLKGDDGFRMNDVLVALWYIMGIWPLVYSMLLLPTGRSSKSKIPVWPFLVLSCIGGAYALIPYFVLWKPPPPPIDEDEIEQWPLKFLESKLTAGVVFALGIGLIIYAGKAGGDDWKEFIRYFRESKFIHATCLDFTLLSAFSPFWVYNDMTARRWKNGSWLLLLALIPFVGPSLYLLLRPSLSSLLAASASSSDEIEK